Within Meles meles chromosome 19, mMelMel3.1 paternal haplotype, whole genome shotgun sequence, the genomic segment AGCCCCCGGGCCGCCTGGAGATGCTTGCAGGTCCCGAATTCCATCCCCCCTGCAGCCTGAGACCCAGGGCACCCCTGATGATGAGGTGGGTATGCCGGCTGGCCCAGGGCTATGGGGCAGATGGTACAGGGCTTGGGCATGGCCAACCCAGCCTGGCCTCTCTGTCCACGCAGCCCTCCGAGCCTGAGCCCTCACCATCCACACTCATCTACCGCAACATGCAGCGCTGGAAACGCATCCGCCAGAGGTTAGCGTCCCCGAACCTGCTTGCACCCCCATGGCTTCTGTCCCAGCCACTaagtcctccctctgcctctctacccCCACCACAGGTGGAAGGAGGCATCTCATCGGAACCAGCTTCGGTACTCAGAAAGCATGAAGATCCTCCGGGAGATGTATGAGCGACAGTGATGTTTCCCTGCTCTTCACACATCCCCCCAATAAACATCCCCCCCCCACACCTTCACACCAACCTCTGCTCTCTCCAGTCCGCATTTCCTGGTCCAGACATAAAGCAGTTGGTGTAGCTCTAGCACGTTTATTGGGGGGAATGGTTAAGGGGATAGGGTGGCAGGAAATTCAAGGAGGGAGAAGGATTGTGGGGTACCAAAGCAAAAGTGGCTGCCTGGTTGGATCTTGGAAAATGGGGGGGCGATATGTGAAAGGTGGATTACGTGGGCTGTGTGGCTGATGATTTGGGAATTAAGACAGAATGACTGAGTGGAGGGGGTGGTTCTGGTTAAAGTTGGGGATGGGGCTTAGGGTATCTGTGCAgtctggggagatggggtgggTATCTGTGCAGTCTGAGGTTGAGGGTCCTGCTGGGCCTGGAATAGGTGTCCAAGGGTGGGGGGTCAGAAAAGGGGTTCAAGTCTGGGAGGGAGCACTGGCTGGGGGTTTAAGTCACAAGATGGATGGAGGGTGTAGATTGTCCAGTTGGAATGAGGGGAAGGATCCAGAATCTCAAGGCCCAGGCCTTGGATGGTCTGGATATTTGAGTGGTGGAGAGGGATTATGCTTGactggcctggggtgggggcagggctagCCACACCATAATCCAGTGTTGGAGAGGGAAGAGGATTAAACTGCTGCGATGTGGAGATGTTTTAATAGATGAGTCAGCAGGAAGCAGAGGAGGGAGTTCTGAGTGGGTTTACATGCCAAGAAAGTGGGGCCAGGAGACTGTAGGCTGAAGGTTGTCCCCCAGGGCATGGAATCTAGGGAGGTGTCAGGAGTTTGAAAACTGGAGGGGGTGTGAGAACGGGAGTGTCGGTGGAATGATCTACGTTACCAGGGCAGGGTCTACGTGGGAAGGGTCGGGGTAGGATCCCAGATTGGGTGGGTGTTTTGGCGAGCTCAGGACATCTGGCTGGGCGGAGTCAGGTCGGCTTTAAAAGAGGGGGCCTGAGGCGGCTCCCGGGGTTCAGGCATGACGCCTACTTGGCAGCAGCCTGCGGCTGCGGCAGTGGGGCCTGGGGCGTTGTGGGTGCGGCCTGGATGGACAGGACGCCCTCAGGGGACAGCGCGGACGTCACGGCGGCAGGGTCAACGCCAGCCGGCAATTTGTAGCGGCGGTGGAACTCGCGCGCGATGTATCCATGCTCATCCTGGAGAGAGAGGGGACTTGAGTGGCCCCGCCCCTTCCCCATGGATGCCCCGCCCCTCCGGCCTGCGGATCCCGCCTACGCGTTctggccccacccctgccagcgGGCTCACCGGGCGCTCCTCGTGGCGCGCATGCACCTCCACGTGGTCGCCAACCACCTTGACGGCGATTTCCTCTGGGGAGAAGTGCTTCACATCCAGCAGCACCGAGAAATGCCCGGGCTCCGTCGGGACCTAAGCACAGCCCGATCGTCATC encodes:
- the HSPB6 gene encoding heat shock protein beta-6, which gives rise to MEIPVPVQPSWLRRASAPLPGLSAPGRLFDQRFGEGLLEAELAALCPASLAPYYLRAPSVALPTAQVPTEPGHFSVLLDVKHFSPEEIAVKVVGDHVEVHARHEERPDEHGYIAREFHRRYKLPAGVDPAAVTSALSPEGVLSIQAAPTTPQAPLPQPQAAAK